One Alicyclobacillus acidoterrestris DNA window includes the following coding sequences:
- a CDS encoding sensor histidine kinase, with translation MSLAMNKSSMTISKSTIEQRVAACEHHTSTDNSQTGEQNLARHQSGYESLRQIICQFFVDMPWSSPFFALLLDANNVILDVIEPRGGLSQLKHLLQKQIGQPYRVSATSAHVPVGSVQPVCLFDLGNDWWSAAAEFIQPVALAHFKLILSIPKTYDEAHLHSMLGTAVYAIERMCSLDVMHAGGRCAPDKGEKLENQLTEFEKNRSLASLSAGIAHEIRNPLTTARGFLQLFEQRCEPEDKEFVELTIRELDRIHTLLQDFMGMARPDDESLEFVDIRDVTYSVYQFLRPEASLCGVLLNYKVPSTCVYLSVQENRIKQVLINLLQNAVHACDKDGVVDIVLQEFADHVTITIRDNGCGISDMHHLFRPFQTTKSNGTGLGMFVSKHIIEAHRGHLQVDSTVGEGTTVTVYLPRS, from the coding sequence TTGAGCCTTGCGATGAATAAATCAAGCATGACTATCTCAAAATCAACCATCGAACAAAGGGTTGCGGCGTGTGAACACCACACCTCGACCGACAACAGCCAAACGGGCGAGCAAAACTTGGCTCGACACCAGAGTGGTTATGAATCGCTTCGGCAAATTATCTGTCAGTTCTTCGTGGATATGCCGTGGTCGTCGCCATTTTTCGCCCTATTACTAGACGCCAACAACGTCATTCTCGACGTCATCGAACCGCGTGGAGGACTGTCCCAACTGAAACATCTGCTGCAAAAGCAGATTGGGCAGCCCTATCGAGTCAGTGCGACGTCGGCGCATGTGCCCGTCGGCTCCGTACAGCCTGTGTGCTTATTCGACCTTGGGAACGACTGGTGGAGCGCCGCCGCTGAGTTCATCCAACCGGTTGCCTTGGCGCATTTCAAGTTGATTCTCTCGATCCCTAAAACGTACGACGAAGCGCATCTACACAGCATGTTGGGAACGGCGGTGTACGCGATTGAGCGGATGTGTTCGCTTGACGTGATGCATGCAGGCGGACGCTGCGCTCCGGACAAAGGCGAAAAACTGGAAAATCAGTTAACCGAATTTGAAAAGAACCGCTCCCTCGCCTCTCTCAGCGCGGGCATCGCACACGAAATTCGCAATCCGCTCACGACTGCCCGCGGGTTTCTGCAACTATTCGAGCAGCGTTGCGAACCCGAGGACAAAGAGTTTGTCGAGTTGACGATTCGCGAGTTGGACAGAATTCACACGCTTTTGCAGGACTTTATGGGGATGGCCCGCCCGGATGACGAATCACTCGAATTCGTCGACATCCGCGACGTGACCTACTCGGTCTATCAATTTTTGCGCCCGGAGGCAAGCCTGTGCGGGGTTCTATTGAATTACAAAGTTCCCTCGACCTGCGTTTACCTCTCCGTACAGGAAAACCGCATCAAGCAAGTGCTGATCAACTTGTTGCAAAACGCCGTCCACGCCTGCGACAAAGATGGCGTCGTCGATATTGTACTGCAGGAGTTCGCTGATCACGTCACCATCACCATCCGCGACAACGGCTGTGGTATCTCCGACATGCACCACCTGTTCCGCCCGTTTCAGACGACGAAGTCAAATGGGACAGGCCTCGGAATGTTCGTCAGCAAGCACATCATCGAAGCGCACCGCGGCCACCTTCAGGTCGACTCCACCGTAGGCGAAGGGACGACGGTGACGGTGTACCTGCCGAGATCGTGA
- a CDS encoding pyrroline-5-carboxylate reductase dimerization domain-containing protein: MQIGIIGTGQMGGMLARAFAETAPENVYVYNRSRAKAEAVAAGLTNIVVCDDWQTLIEPVDAVFLCTKGKDGLDLVRTMGPKLRREQLLVTTISNIDLDRWRELTPATPVKLIPSLTQTVHRGIILLSYPRDVDGASKSALENRLCTIGNPLIIDEGQVRVCSDLSSCGPAFLVTVCQAWAKAAAQTGALERSTAEMILKEMIVGLAALLDAGISFDDIVSRIRVPGGVTDRGILAMENLPLHLFSRLHAETARYAQTGHRVPIPDPLPMYDES; the protein is encoded by the coding sequence GAACGTCTACGTGTACAACCGATCCCGCGCGAAAGCAGAAGCAGTCGCAGCGGGTTTGACGAACATCGTCGTCTGTGACGACTGGCAGACCTTAATTGAACCAGTCGATGCGGTATTTCTCTGCACGAAGGGAAAAGACGGCCTCGATTTAGTCCGAACCATGGGCCCCAAACTGCGTCGGGAGCAACTGCTCGTGACCACTATCAGCAATATCGATCTCGACCGCTGGCGCGAACTGACCCCCGCCACGCCGGTCAAACTGATTCCCAGCCTGACGCAGACCGTTCACCGTGGAATCATCCTGTTATCCTACCCGCGCGATGTCGACGGCGCGAGTAAGTCGGCACTCGAAAATCGGCTCTGCACCATTGGCAACCCGCTGATTATCGACGAAGGTCAAGTGCGCGTTTGTTCGGATTTATCGAGTTGCGGGCCAGCGTTCCTCGTCACCGTTTGTCAGGCATGGGCAAAGGCTGCCGCGCAGACAGGCGCGCTGGAGCGCAGCACGGCAGAGATGATTCTCAAGGAGATGATAGTGGGTCTCGCGGCACTGCTCGACGCCGGAATTTCGTTCGACGACATCGTCTCGCGCATCCGCGTACCCGGCGGCGTGACAGATAGAGGCATTCTCGCGATGGAGAACCTCCCCCTGCACCTGTTCTCACGTCTGCATGCGGAGACGGCGCGCTACGCCCAAACCGGTCATCGGGTCCCGATTCCCGACCCACTCCCGATGTACGACGAATCATGA